A window of Komagataella phaffii GS115 chromosome 1, complete sequence contains these coding sequences:
- a CDS encoding Essential protein that binds ribosomal protein L11, translated as MSGKSATVDKPIPVAYDLGNLAVFDSNPLESNKLSDASQVNEYLEQVTRDNTQLLINQILSQPVRNTTDSVSEGQEASIALITLPDPSTPLPREKSVPKPREMTRWEKFAAKKGIQAKGKTGKMIYDEESGEWVPKWGYKGNNKQLDNQWLVEMNEKTEEKDKDTLIDPRTLARAERKKLVKKYELQQKKNLKAQGKGK; from the coding sequence GGATAAGCCTATTCCGGTTGCTTACGATTTGGGAAACCTTGCAGTCTTTGATTCCAATCCTTTGGAGTCCAACAAATTGTCAGATGCTTCGCAAGTGAATGAGTACCTGGAACAGGTTACGAGAGATAACACACAGCTTTTAATTAACCAAATTTTATCACAACCAGTCCGAAATACTACGGATTCTGTATCTGAAGGACAGGAGGCTTCTATAGCGCTAATTACGTTGCCTGATCCATCAACACCCTTGCCAAGAGAAAAGTCAGTACCAAAACCTAGAGAAATGACCAGATGGGAGAAGTTTGCTGCTAAGAAGGGAATTCAAGCCAAGGGCAAGACTGGAAAGATGATTTacgatgaagaaagtgGTGAATGGGTTCCAAAATGGGGATACAAGGGTAATAATAAGCAACTGGACAACCAATGGTTGGTAGAGATGAACGAGAAAACTGAAGAGAAGGATAAGGATACTCTGATAGACCCAAGAACTCTGGCAAGAgcagaaagaaagaagcttGTGAAGAAGTATGAATTGcaacagaagaagaacctCAAAGCTCAAGGAAAGGGCAAATAG